The Halioglobus maricola genome segment ATTTGAAATATCGTATCGTAGCAATAGATATATTTGATACACCCTCTATAACCAGGCGGGCTCTACTCTATCAATTTGGCCTTTCTAGCTTGGCAATACCCCAGAAAATAATAAACACTGGAGTACATGGAATTGTCGAGCATTCAATCAATAACACGAAGCCAATCTTGAGTTCTACGTCCAGGAGAGAACAATGCGCAATGCACCACCACAACTATTTCTGTGGTCAGCCAATGCCAGTGCCCTGCTTACCGCGTTAGTGGCGCCCGGTTTGCAGGAGAGAGTGATCTGTGAGTGCATTGGTATTCAGGGGTGCTGGCGGTCAGAAAAATTATCGGAGTATTGACCCCATGATCTCTTCGAAGGGCCTGGCACGCGGTTAGGCCATCCATAATTGGCATCGATACATCCATGATGATCACCGCATACCCATTGGTGCTTGCCAGCTCGATAGCGCTGCGTCCATTAAACGCAAAATCTATGTCGTAACCAAAATCTGAAAGAAAGTCCGACAGTGATCTCGCGAGGCTGGAATCGTCCTCTACGAGAAGAAGTGGTATGTTGTCGGCTTTCAAGATAATGGGCTCTTGGTTCTCAGGCGCATGCAAACAATAGTAGAGGTGATTATAACCTTGTTAATGTGACTCATTTGTCACGCTCGCCACAGAGCAGTCCGATTGCCGCAACGACATCACTTGATCGCGAAGGAATATACTTTATGAAATTAGAAAAAATATTACTCTTCATAGGCTTATCTGCTTTATCAGTGGCCGCTTTTTCAGACACGGAAAAAGAAAATCAAGTAGCTCAAACCTTGATCACCAATGCTCATGTTTGGGATGGCACCAGCGACGGCATCACCAAGAAGGTCAATGTTCTTGTTGAGAACAATTTAATCAAAAAAATCCGAGCAGAAGTCAGTGATGCTCATGCCGAAGCAACGATCATCGATGCTCACGGCAAAGTACTGATGCCAGGCCTTATAGATACACACACTCACATTGCGGCACCAGAGCAATTAGAGAGGCTAATGGATGACGTTGACTGGATGTACTGGGGAATTTCTGCCGCTCAAGTTACCGAAGACTGGTTAATGAGGGGATACACCACAGTTCGCGATGCAGGCGGTCCGGCGTCAAGCATACATAAAGCAGTTGAAGACGGTCGCCTTATAGGCCCGAGAATTTACTCATCTGGTCAAGTCATATCGCAAACTTCAGGGCATGGCGACCATCGGCATTTTAATACTCCGCATCCAAATTTTCAGGGTAATCATGGAGGCAAAATGCAAAGCATGGACGGCTTTGAACTTATATGTGATGGCGTAGATGAAGTATTGCGCTGTACAAGAGAAGTCTTACGCCAAGGCGCCACGCAAATAAAGATCATGGCAGGTGGTGGCACATCATCAAACTTTGGCCCTCTCTACACGATGCAGTACTTGCCAGAAGAGATCGAGGCGGCTGTTCGAGCAGCAGCAGACTACGGAACTTACGTTATGGTGCATGCCTACCATGATGAGTCGATTATCCGTAGTCTTGATGCGGGTGTTCGTTCAATTGAGCACGGTACGTTGATGACCGAGAAAGGCATGGAAGCGATCATGGAAAAAGATGCCTGGATTTCACCATATTTCACTGTGCTGTCCTTGCCGTTCGAGGTGGTCGCTGCCTATGTGGGTCCGGAAAACGTAGACAAATCAAAGCAAGTTATTGATGGCGCAAGAAACCAACTTAGAATCCTAAAGGAGTCTGGGTACGAAAAAATTGCGTTTGGCGCTGATGTTGTAGGACCTCTTTCTGTACAGCAAACAGCAAACAACGAATTTGCAGTGCGTGCCGAATACTGGACGCCGGTAGAGGTACTGAAACAAGCGACTTATAACAATGGCCGAATGCTTAAAGAAGAAACTGGACTACGCAACCCTTACCAGGAGGGGGATTTGGGCGTTATCAGGGAAGGTGCATATGCCGATATGATTATTGTTGATGGGAACCCTCTAACTGACATTTCATTATTAACCCGGCCTAAAGAAAGCATCGATCTAATTATGAAAGATGGCGTGATCTACAAAAACACCTTGTAGTAAATATGGAACGCTATTCATCTGGATAGCGCTCCATCTTCATTCTCTTTCTACGATTCTGACAAGTTGACTGGTTGAGACGGACGAACTCCAGTGCGCAGTAACCCGTTATTCTTGCACTTTAAGCGCACTTCAAGTTGGCCATACGCTCGGCTACTCTTCCTAAACCAAAACTCCAGGAAACGTCCAGCTTTTCGAGCTTACTGTCGAAAACCACCTCGACCCCACCAACCCTGGGGCCAGGCGAATCAGCTCAGGCTGGCCACTTACAGATTCAGAGTTACAGAGATGACGCCCGCCGCCTTGTCTGAACCAGATTGGCAGCACCCCAGAGAGCCATCAGAACGGTAAGGGCCATCAGAATATGGGAAGGCAAAGCTGGTATGGCGTTTGGTACGGTCGCCGATCTTACCGGTGCAGCGGCAGCGGGAACAGCAACAGAAACCGGGTCGCTGATCCTTCCAATAGCTGGATCCTGATCCAGGAAACCATCGTTGTCGGAAATGGAATAGCTGATCTTGCTTTCTCTAACTATTGCTCCCGGTATAGCAGCCCAACTGTCACCGATCACCTTGTAAGCAGCTGCTCCGGGTGGCAACTCAGTGCCGAAGTCAATTATGATTTGTATTGTTTCACCACTGATATAACAACCCGCCAGCTCAAAGTTAACACCGAAAGTCAGTGCATTCTCGGCTATGGCCTTACCTGGAGCTGCCATTTCAATAGAAGGGTTGAAGCCTTCTCGAACAAGAGTGCATTCTGAGTTCGGATTGCTAGGGATGGCGGTAATTGTTACATCGCTTTGACCTATTTCGGTCAAGGCCCTAGGGAAATCGTCTGCGTTGTCGCCGACACCGTCACCGTCGGTGTCTTTACTCTCGTTAGGATCACTCGGGAAGTCGTCTGCGTTGTCACCGACACCGTCACCGTCTGAGTCTTTACTCTCGCTGGGATCACTGGGAAAGTCGTCTGCGTTGTCGCCGACACCGTCACCGTCGGTGTCTTTAGTCTCGCTGGGATCACTGGGGAAGTCGTCTGCGTTGTCGCCAACACCGTCACCGTCGGTGTCTTTAGTCTCGCTGGGATCATTGGGGAAGTCGTCTGCGTTGTCGCCGACACCGTCACCGTCGGTGTCTTTAGTCTCGCTGGGATCATTGGGGAAATCATCGTCAAGGTCACCTACACCATCGTTGTCGCTGTCTGCCAGGACAAATTGCACACTGATATTACAAGCGCCTCCCGTCATTCTCGCCGTCCTATAGACATAGCGTCGGAGAAATTCGGAAGCCTCGACTATGCCACCGCCACATGTGCCTTCAACGATAGGTCGATAACCAGGACTCGTGGTTATCGAATAGCTGGCAGAGGTATTGTGCGAAACAAATTGACTTAGTGACGAAACGTCAAGCGGCGACTGAGCTTGCACGACGCCACCAGGCGGAAAAGTATTAACGACTACCAGTGTAGGAGCAGTAATTTTTGCCTGATACCTTGGAAGGAGATCGTAATACTTTCCCTTGTCGCGTTCGTAATTGAAACGTATCCGATACAGTGATTGTTCATCTTCGCTGTAGACGAATAGATCCTTGTCGTACAGCGTCGGAAAATTTCTAATCAAGACACCCCCAAGATTATCCCAATCACTCCCGAACAGGCCCCCGACATCGACCTCAAAAAGTTGGAGAAATGCCCCCCAATTGGAAGGCGCCGTAAAAACTATCCGTGTTCGTAAAATTTGGGAACTGCTAATTGGCTGGAATGGCTCGCGACTAGATATAGAAGGCACGACCCGATCTACATAGTTATTGGGATCTTCTCTGGTAGCAGGTACTCCGAGATAAACGGCCAGGTCGTCCTGAATATCCGTTAGGTCGGCTAATAATTGCACATTGGTCATTGCTGCTTTCGCCGCACCGGTTGCGCTGGTCAATCCTTCAACGCCGGTAAGCCATACAGCGCCCTTAACCCCTTTTAGAGCCAGCCCAGCGGCGCTAAACGGACCCGGCCCCCCTGGAACTATCCCCGGTAGCTTGAACAAAGCCGAATACAAAGTATAGCCCGCAGCGCCAGCTATCGCGAGAGTGACCTCGTCTATCGAGTTCGATATCGCTACGGCCTCTATTTCTGTGATGGTGATCACATCAATGCCGGCTTCTGCATGAGCTGACCGCTGCTCTAGCAACATCGAGAATGAGAGCACAACAACCACCAAAATTTTCTTCATATAACACCCAAAATATCCACAATCTGGTGGCCAACATCGAGTTCTACAGTGCAGAACATATCACTGCCCCGAACGTTCATTGCCTCGGCCACTTCCGTTACAAAAGATAGCCAGTTCTGGCACTAAGCGGTATTACCCGGACGTCTGCCTCACTTACAGACTTAAGTCTGTATCGTGAATCGCGGACAAAGCCTTTATCCCACCTAGCTCGTACCGCGTAACGTTCAACTTTCTCAATCATTTCGTTGTAGCTTTCTCAATCAAAACGTATGTTGGTGACTTGAGAAACCCAGAGACCAATATGCCAAACACAGTGAGCACCCCGAATGATCCCGGCAACGCTATTCGAATAGAGCAGATAAAGACGCTCTACCAGTCGATTGCTTCATTGGTCTTAATCAACCTGGTAGTCAGTACAGCATTGGTCTATGTATTTTGGGATGTGGTAGCCCATAGCTGGCTCTTGGCGTGGATGGCCACAATGCTTGCCATGCTCAGCGTACGAGTTGCTATCTACCTTTCGTTCAAACAACGCTTTGACGAAAGCAAACTGAAGCGTTACCAAACGTTCCTGATATTAGGCAGCGCCTCTGCCGGGATCATCTGGGGTGCTGGTGGCCTGATAATGTTCATTCCAGGTCAGCTGGAATACCAACTTTTGATTCTACTGAGCCTGCTTGCCATGGCAGCCGGGTCGGCTTTCTCACTCAGCATCTACTTGCCTGCCTATTTTGCCTTTGTGCCGCTGATGTTAGCGCCTATCACCCTGCGCTTACTGTTCACAGGTGACACCATTCACACGGCGCTGGCCAGCGTGACGATTATCTTTTTGATTGCCCAGACCGCTTTCAATATGAAGATCAATCGAGGCCTAAGCAGCGCCATGGAGCTGCGATTCGAGAATCTGGACCTGATTGAACAGCTCAAGGAGCAGAAGGCTGATGCAGAACAGGCTAATAGTGCGAAATCGCGTTTTTTGGCAGCCGCCAGTCACGACTTACGCCAACCTCTCTATGCGCTAACGTTGTTTGTATCGGCACTCGAAGAACGGATTACTTCGCCAGAAGACCGAAAGATCACTCACCAGATCAAACGCGCTGCCGAATCGTTGCAGAGTCTTTTCGAAGCCTTGCTCGATATATCGAAACTCGACGCGGGTACCGTTGATATTCAAAAGACCGATTTTTGGCTGGAGGATATGCTAGCCAGATTAGAGGATGAGTTTGATCCACAGGCTACTCAAGGCGGAATCACTATTCATTGGCCGAAGGTGCCCCCTGCGGTGCACAGTGAACCCGCCTTATTAGAACAAATATTGCGCAATTTTCTCGCCAATGCTATTCGCTACACCGAAGCTGGCGAAATCAGTGTGACCTGCGAGCCATACACTGACAGCACAAAGATAAGTGTGAGCGATACCGGAATTGGCATTCCCGGTGAAGATCAGAGCGCCATATTTGAGGAATTTTATCAGCTGGGAAACCCTGAGAGAGATCGACAGAAAGGTCTGGGGCTTGGTCTTTCAATCGTTCAACGTGCGGCAGAGTTGTTGGATCACAAAATCGAGGTGGCTTCAAAGCCCGACCAGGGCTCAACTTTTTCCGTTACGGTCGATACCGCCGTTGAACCCGAACTGATATCAAGCAACGTCAATCCGATAGACCACGAAGCAATGATAACGACCCAGCCACTCATCGTTGTCATAGATGATGAAGAGAATATTCGCGACGGCATGCAGCAGTTGCTAGGGGCCTGGGGTTGCGAGGTAGTGGTAAGCGCAGACGCAGAAGACACCATTGCACAACTGAATGCGGGCCATCGCAAACCCGATGGGATTATCAGCGATTATCGGCTACGTAATTCGCAAACTGGACTGGAAGCGATCAAGGCTATCAACGGTCTCTACGACTCGGCTATCCCTGCCCTCATTGTTACCGGAGATACAGAAAAGCAGTTGCTTATTGAACTGAAGACGAGCGGACATCAAGTACTACATAAGCCCGTTGCACCCGCCAAACTCCGGGCTTTCTTACGCAGTTTGCCGATCAGCCAGGAACTTTAACCCGCTATACTAACGCCTGGCCGGCGAGAGCGGCCTGGGTGCGGTTCTTTACGTTCAGGGCTTTAAAGATAGCCGTCACGTGCATTTTGATGGTCGCCTCGGCAATTCCGAGTTTTCCCGCTATCTGCTTATTGGAGTCGCCACCCACCAACAAGGCCAGAACTTCCAACTGGCGGCCGGTTATCGCTACTTCGTCGTTCACACCTCCGGCCACTTCCGATAGCGTAGTAATTGGCGGCGTATAGAGGCCGCCTGCCAGCATGAGCTGCACGGCGCCTAGAAGTAATTTGCTCGGCGTATTCTTATGAATATAGCCTACCGCAGATGTTGCCATAACCTTATCCACATCCTCCTGCCTCGCAGACGCCGACAGCACCGCTACCGGGACAGTTGAATATTCCTGGCTCATGGCTTCGAGAACAGAGAAGCCATCTTCTCCAGGAATATTGAGATCGAGGAGCATAAAGTCCAGATCGGGGTGTTTGGATAGCGCATCGAATGCTGAAACCGAATCGACAGCCTCAATCACAAGGACGTCTTCAGCCAGTGTGTCTAGCAACAGTGATAGGCCGTCGCGAAACAGGGCGTGATCGTCAACAATTAGAATTTTCATGCGACTCAGTTTACCGGCTTGCCGGGCTTAACAATAGTCGCTGTCTATTTTTTGCATGTTTAGCGTGAACCGGCTGGCTATCATTGGCATTCCTTGCTCGAGGCAGCCTTGCTTCACTCGCTGCTAGGAACTGCGGCTTCGACGCATCTGGTTCTTACTGACTAATTTGGTGCTATTTGGATTCCCCGGTTCTCGCTGCAAACGGGGTAGTACCACCGACGCAGTGCTCTCACGACGCGGCTCATTGAAAGTGACACCCCGATTGATGTTGCGGTCCATTCTTTTGAGACCAGAATTCTGTTCCGCCGCATTGGTTTGCCTGGCGTTGGCCCGGTTCCAGCCTGACCACGTGGAGGTCGGACTGCTGCTTAATCTAACCCCTTGTCGCTTGTTACCACTCAGCGCACTTTGGCCACTGTCGACACGCCGTTGTTTCATCGCACTGTTGTTCGGGTAGTTTCCGCGCTTCAGCGATCGATTGCTGTACGTCGAGGACTTACTCTTGCTGCTCGGGGCGCTGGTTGAAGCGCTGGCAGCCGTCGATTTCGGCTTTGCATTACTGTTTGGCCGGGATGAAGCGGCACTAGCGCTGGTGGAACCCTTTGCAGCAACAGCCTGTTCCGGCGCCAGCTGAAACGTGGTTGCAGTTATCGTCATGGCAGCCGTTAAAAATAGTTTTGTGATTTTCATTTTTCTCATCTCGCTATGCTGTTCTATTCGGCAAGTAAAAGTTCAGATGTATTGAAGTCACTGATGGCGAGCAGGTTAGCCAGCTCCGGATGCTCGGCCGCGAAAACGTCCTGCATGACATTATTCACTAACATTTCCTGGGTAAGCACAGCATCCCATATCCGCAGGCCAGCGATTGCGCCATAAAAGGGATTGCCCTCCCCATCTATTGTTCCCAACCAGAAACCGCTGGTAGCAACGCTTGCGATATCCAACTCCATGGCGGCGACAAAGCGTCCGTCAATAAGCACATCTTGCCCCTCATCAGGAAAGAAGCGTATGGCCACATGGTGTAGCTTGTTGTCAGCGAAATTGAATGCCGCCACATCTTCTTGCTCACCGCTGGCGAGAATCAGGCCATCACGCTCGCGAGAAATGGCAATCAGGTAATTGGCGCCATCGGGGCCGGCGTTAACAATAAGTGCGGGGTCATAGCCAGGATCGTCGTTCCAGTCAGCGGCAACCCAAAATTCTATAGTGCCGCCAGACGTCATTTCGTACATGACGGATGGGTCGAACTCCAGGCCATTGGCGCCTTTGAATTCGTAAACATCCGGGCTGTAGCTCTGGCCGCTGACGTTGGTCGCCATGAGCAACCCCAGAAACACCATTCCAAATATCGTTTTTACTTTCACAGGATTACTCCTTGGCTGCTAACTACTGGGTATCTTTTAGTCTATCGACCACAAACTTGAGTTTGATATCTGGCCACTTGCTCTCACCAAATGTGACGTTGTAGCTGTGAGATTTATTTTCTTTCACCTTGCCGCTTTTGAGTGGATGATCGCTGGTGCCATACGGGTCATCTTTTGTCTCTTTGTTCCAGTGCTTCTTAAACAGCGTGCCATCGTATTTCCACTCGACGTCGTAAAGGATGCGAGTGTTCTTGAGTTGTTCACGGGTAGCGGTGAATGACAGCTGAGCCTTGCTGCTGGCTACAAGCTTGTGCTTGGTTTTGGAGTACTTTTTCTTGCAATCGACCTTAGTCGTCGCTTGCGAAGTTTTCTGCGTCTGTTTAGCGTCGCTCTCAATACGGATGGTAGTTTTTACA includes the following:
- a CDS encoding response regulator — translated: MHAPENQEPIILKADNIPLLLVEDDSSLARSLSDFLSDFGYDIDFAFNGRSAIELASTNGYAVIIMDVSMPIMDGLTACQALRRDHGVNTPIIFLTASTPEYQCTHRSLSPANRAPLTR
- a CDS encoding metal-dependent hydrolase family protein, with protein sequence MKLEKILLFIGLSALSVAAFSDTEKENQVAQTLITNAHVWDGTSDGITKKVNVLVENNLIKKIRAEVSDAHAEATIIDAHGKVLMPGLIDTHTHIAAPEQLERLMDDVDWMYWGISAAQVTEDWLMRGYTTVRDAGGPASSIHKAVEDGRLIGPRIYSSGQVISQTSGHGDHRHFNTPHPNFQGNHGGKMQSMDGFELICDGVDEVLRCTREVLRQGATQIKIMAGGGTSSNFGPLYTMQYLPEEIEAAVRAAADYGTYVMVHAYHDESIIRSLDAGVRSIEHGTLMTEKGMEAIMEKDAWISPYFTVLSLPFEVVAAYVGPENVDKSKQVIDGARNQLRILKESGYEKIAFGADVVGPLSVQQTANNEFAVRAEYWTPVEVLKQATYNNGRMLKEETGLRNPYQEGDLGVIREGAYADMIIVDGNPLTDISLLTRPKESIDLIMKDGVIYKNTL
- a CDS encoding choice-of-anchor U domain-containing protein; this encodes MTEIGQSDVTITAIPSNPNSECTLVREGFNPSIEMAAPGKAIAENALTFGVNFELAGCYISGETIQIIIDFGTELPPGAAAYKVIGDSWAAIPGAIVRESKISYSISDNDGFLDQDPAIGRISDPVSVAVPAAAAPVRSATVPNAIPALPSHILMALTVLMALWGAANLVQTRRRASSL
- a CDS encoding ATP-binding protein yields the protein MSTPNDPGNAIRIEQIKTLYQSIASLVLINLVVSTALVYVFWDVVAHSWLLAWMATMLAMLSVRVAIYLSFKQRFDESKLKRYQTFLILGSASAGIIWGAGGLIMFIPGQLEYQLLILLSLLAMAAGSAFSLSIYLPAYFAFVPLMLAPITLRLLFTGDTIHTALASVTIIFLIAQTAFNMKINRGLSSAMELRFENLDLIEQLKEQKADAEQANSAKSRFLAAASHDLRQPLYALTLFVSALEERITSPEDRKITHQIKRAAESLQSLFEALLDISKLDAGTVDIQKTDFWLEDMLARLEDEFDPQATQGGITIHWPKVPPAVHSEPALLEQILRNFLANAIRYTEAGEISVTCEPYTDSTKISVSDTGIGIPGEDQSAIFEEFYQLGNPERDRQKGLGLGLSIVQRAAELLDHKIEVASKPDQGSTFSVTVDTAVEPELISSNVNPIDHEAMITTQPLIVVIDDEENIRDGMQQLLGAWGCEVVVSADAEDTIAQLNAGHRKPDGIISDYRLRNSQTGLEAIKAINGLYDSAIPALIVTGDTEKQLLIELKTSGHQVLHKPVAPAKLRAFLRSLPISQEL
- a CDS encoding response regulator; its protein translation is MKILIVDDHALFRDGLSLLLDTLAEDVLVIEAVDSVSAFDALSKHPDLDFMLLDLNIPGEDGFSVLEAMSQEYSTVPVAVLSASARQEDVDKVMATSAVGYIHKNTPSKLLLGAVQLMLAGGLYTPPITTLSEVAGGVNDEVAITGRQLEVLALLVGGDSNKQIAGKLGIAEATIKMHVTAIFKALNVKNRTQAALAGQALV
- a CDS encoding LamG-like jellyroll fold domain-containing protein, which codes for MKVKTIFGMVFLGLLMATNVSGQSYSPDVYEFKGANGLEFDPSVMYEMTSGGTIEFWVAADWNDDPGYDPALIVNAGPDGANYLIAISRERDGLILASGEQEDVAAFNFADNKLHHVAIRFFPDEGQDVLIDGRFVAAMELDIASVATSGFWLGTIDGEGNPFYGAIAGLRIWDAVLTQEMLVNNVMQDVFAAEHPELANLLAISDFNTSELLLAE